From a single Rosa rugosa chromosome 7, drRosRugo1.1, whole genome shotgun sequence genomic region:
- the LOC133721780 gene encoding sucrose nonfermenting 4-like protein, translating into MFGSGHGTAYQSSGLQGPILIPTRFVWPYGGRRVFLSGSFTRWLEHIPMSPMEGCPTAFQVVWNLTPGYHQYKFLVDGEWRHNEQLPFVTGNCGIVNTVFLTGEPDTVPTSFSPETSDRSNMDVDNEVFTRMEVAPRISAAELEVSRQRISVFLSTHTAYELLPESGKVIALDVNLPVKEAFHILHEQGVPVAPLWDFEKGQFVGVLSALDFILILRELGNHGSNLTGEELETHTIAAWKEGKLNLNRQLDGNGRCYPPHLISAGPYDSLKEVAVRILQNKVATVPILHTSSEDGSFPQLLHLASLSGILKCICRHFRHSLTSLPILQHPISEFPIGTWVPNIGESNGRLLAMLRPNSSLADALSLLVQAEVSSIPIVDDNDSLLDIYSRSDITALARDKAYAQIRLDQLTIHQTLQLGQNANSPYGFFSGQRCQMCLRSDPLHKVMERLANPGVRRLVIVEAGSKRVEGIISLSDVFRFLLGLA; encoded by the exons AAGGGTGTTTCTCAGTGGCTCTTTTACAAG GTGGTTAGAACATATACCTATGTCTCCAATGGAGGGGTGCCCAACTGCGTTTCAAGTTGTTTGGAACTTAACGCCTGGATATCACCAG TACAAGTTCTTGGTTGACGGAGAATGGCGACATAACGAGCAACTGCCTTTTGTCACTGGGAATTGTGGAATAGTGAATACCGTCTTTCTAACTGGGGAGCCAGATACAGTTCCTACTAGTTTCAGTCCCGAGACTTCTGACAGATCCAATATGGATGTAGATAACGAAGTCTTTACGCGTATG GAAGTAGCTCCAAGGATCTCAGCGGCTGAATTGGAGGTCTCTCGGCAGCGTATATCAGTATTTCTATCCACACATACTGCTTATGAGTTGCTTCCTGAGTCAGGCAAG GTCATTGCCTTGGATGTCAATTTACCTGTGAAAGAAGCATTCCATATCCTACATGAACAG GGAGTACCTGTGGCTCCTCTCTGGGATTTTGAAAAGGGACAATTTGTAGGAGTTCTTAGCGCATTGGATTTCATCTTAATATTGAGAGAG CTTGGGAATCATGGGTCAAATTTGACGGGGGAAGAGCTGGAGACTCATACTATAGCAGCATGGAAAGAGGGAAAATTAAATTTGAACAGACAACTTGATGGAAATGGGAGATGCTATCCACCACATTTGATCTCT GCCGGGCCTTATGATTCTCTCAAAGAAGTTGCTGTCAGAATTCTGCAAAACAAGGTGGCCACAGTTCCAATTCTTCATACTTCCTCAGAGGATGGTTCATTTCCACAGCTATTGCATCTTGCCTCCCTTTCGGGAATATTAAAAT GCATATGCAGGCATTTCAGACATTCTTTAACCTCCTTGCCAATACTCCAACATCCTATTTCAGAATTCCCTATAGGTACATGGGTTCCAAATATTGGGGAGTCAAATGGAAGGCTGCTGGCTATGTTGAGACCAAATTCATCTCTTGCTGATGCCCTGTCTTTGTTGGTACaag CTGAAGTTAGTTCAATACCCATAGTGGATGACAATGATTCGTTGCTGGATATTTATTCACGAAG TGATATTACTGCTTTGGCAAGAGACAAAGCTTATGCACAGATTCGCCTTGATCAATTGACTATCCATCAG ACCTTGCAACTTGGGCAAAATGCAAATTCTCCTTATGGCTTCTTCAGTGGTCAGAGATGTCAGATGTGTTTGCGATCTGATCCTCTGCATAAAGTGATGGAGCGGTTGGCGAATCCAG GTGTGAGGAGACTTGTGATTGTGGAGGCCGGAAGCAAGCGTGTAGAGGGCATCATTTCATTGAGTGATGTGTTCAGGTTCTTGCTAGGTTTAGCTTGA